The following are encoded together in the Lathyrus oleraceus cultivar Zhongwan6 chromosome 3, CAAS_Psat_ZW6_1.0, whole genome shotgun sequence genome:
- the LOC127131941 gene encoding uncharacterized mitochondrial protein AtMg00810-like — protein sequence MVEHFVQQMKFEFEMSLVEEFTYFLGLQVKKMEDSILYLKSRYCDADWVGSVDDRNNTSGGCFFLGNNFISWFSKKKDCVSLSTTAVETITTGKQLHPTTLDETNVEGVQC from the exons ATGGTGGAGCATTTTGTTCAGCAAATGAAAtttgagtttgagatgagtcttgtAGAAGAATTCACTTACTTTCTTGGTCTTCAAGTAAAGAAAATGGAAGATAGCATTTTGTATCTCAAATCAA gatattgtgatgcagattgGGTTGGGAGTGTCGATGATAGAAATAACACATCTGGTGGATGTTTCTTTCTTGGGAACAATTTCATCTCATGGTTCAGTAAGAAGAAGGATTGTGTATCATTATCTACTACAGCAGTTGAAACCATTACTACAGGAAAGCAGTTGCACCCAACTActttggatgaaacaaatgttgaaGGAGTACAATGTTGA